From the Macaca nemestrina isolate mMacNem1 chromosome 2, mMacNem.hap1, whole genome shotgun sequence genome, the window TGATTAGATGAttaagagaaaggggaagagcctagaaaagaaataaaaagcaaaaataatacagaGCACAAGACCACATTAAAAGCAGCAACTATGTATAGCTGTTTgcatatagaatatattttctgtttttatgtgcTTTTGCGCTCTGCAGTAAATCTATACACAAATAGTAATATACTGAGGCACATGGAATAAACACAACTAAAAACACAGTTAGGGACATGGTAAATAAGCTAGAAGAAACACaagttaatgaaaaaaattaatggaaaacaATATAGTTATAACAATAATTACAGATATATTAAatatgaaagcaaagaaaatccaACATATAATTGGTTTtcctgaaaaagaagaagaataagtaaaatgaaaacaatatgtgAAGATGTaatcaaagaaaattattttagagatatACCTGAATTTGCAACTCAGACGTAACTGGATGAAATCTCCAAATGTCAagggtaaattttaaaaaagatagttATCTATACCAAAAAAAAGCAGTTCCTGGTACGTGGTTGTCTTAAATACATGCACACaacttctttctattcttctGTGGTTGATGTGGTGCTTACTTCCTCTCCCCTTGAACGTGGGCTGGACTTAATGGTTTATCTGTAGGTGACAGAAGGCAACAGGAAGTGACGGTGATGGTATGTCACTTCTGAAGTTAGGTTATAAAAGTATGTGGATTCTAGCatgggttctctctctctctgtctctctctgtctcttcagtCACTCATCAAGGGAGTAACCCTCCATAAAGACCCCCAAAAAGCCCATGTCACAAGGATCTGAGTGGGCCTGGAAGAAAATACATCAGCCCTGGGTGAGCCTCAGGTGGCTGCAGCCCCATTTGTCAGCTTAGGCGCAACCTCACAGAGACTCCAAGCCGGTATCATCTAGCTAAACTGTTTCCagatttctgacccacagaaactgtgggATAATAAGTATGTATTGATTTTAGCCGCCcagttttgggataatttgttatgcagcaataaataGCTAACACACAATACAAGGTGGAAATTTGTTCTCAGAATTGTCCATCTCCATACCCCAttccagaagagagagagggaaatgtACAAAGCTCAGAGTGAAAGTATGAACCAGGAATGTTACAGTTAGCTAAACCgttcatgtatatatgtatgtaccaGGTAGACCTTCTCAAGCATGAAAAAGCTCAGGGCAGACAACAACCATGatcctttttgaaaaaaatgtacttGGAACAATTCAAACTAAGCAACAAAGAagtgattaaaatattaaaattcataaaTGCAAAAGCCATGAGAAGAAGATTAGTGTTTGACATCAAACCTACTTAAATATTCACTTCAACAACTAAAACTAAATTGTGAGAAGTATGGTTACCAAGAAGAATACTAATATTATAGAGGCtgacaatgtaaaaaaaaatgataaaatgtacaAAATCATGAGTGAGAAGGAGGAGAGGTAGGAGACAGTATAAGTGTTctaatttctttacttttcttacCAAGAAGTGAAAACATACAGTTGAAAATTGGAACTTGctaataataattaacaatagTTAACAATTTCATTGTTTCATAATCacgtttttttttaaagagatctTTGAGGAACTAacatcttttttgaaaaaaagtttgaaaattttgaatGAATAATTCCTACAGTTTTACTTTAgccttttttcttaaaatctaatttatgttttattttacaattagCATGACCATATTTTGTAAAATAGTATCTCTTTATATTCTGTCTATTTAAATGTTTAGAGAGATATCTGGAATAATGATCATCATACATTGACAATAAATCATTCTTGCGAGACTCTGAGATGATCATTACCTTATATTTTGCTTTGTCcccttcagcttttttttttttttttttttttttttttgagatggagtcctgttctgtcgcccagggtggagtgcaatgatgcgatctcggctcactgcaacctccaactccagggttcaagcgattctcttgcctcagcctcctgagtagttgggattacaggccactgccgccacgcctggctatttattattattattatttttgtatttttagtagagacagggtttcgccatgttggccagactggtctcgaactcctaacctcaggtggtTCACCTACGTTGGCCTCCCAACCCTTCAACTTTTATGTGTCACTTGagttatttgaaaaaaagatgagcatgtattatttttgcaaaattaatgtttattttataaaaggaaacagCAGATAAATTGAATATTCAATTTAAGGAAtaggaaaaaatgcaaatgactccaagaaaataaaacaaaggaactAACAAAGGTGAAAGTATAAATGTGTGAATTAGAAAGCAAAAGTGAATTTGATCAATCAAATAAAAAACTTTCTTTGAAAAGAATGAGTAATATAGACAACTCTATGGTGAAAACTGATGTAGATATAAAGAGGAAAGACACAAATAACTAACAATAGGTAGAGGTcaggtgctgtggttcacacctgtaatcctaacactttgggaggctgaggtgggaggatcgcttgaggccaggagtttgatattAGCATGAGGCAaaatagcaagatcctgtctctacaaaaaattttaaaaatagccaagtgtaatggcacaaacctgtaatcccagctattcaggaggctgagctgggaggatcgcttaagctcaggagttcgagggtgcagtgagctgtgatcacagtactatgctccagcctgggcaacagagcaagaccctgtgtgaaaaaaataaaaaataaaaataaataaaaaaaaaaaagaaaaggtcagaGATGTGATGAGAAAAGGCAAGCAGGCTCATGCTCGCGCAGCCTAATGGGAGCTCCTTCAAGGAGCCTGGAAACACAAGCTTCTCCCTCCATGCCCAGTGTGAGAGAACTTTACCTGCTAGAATGTGAGCTCGGAGGGCAGCACACACAACTCCAGTGCCAGGGTCTTGCTCAGGGTAACTGTGCCAGGACTGAGCCTGGGCAAGGCACCACCTTCCTCTCATGAGCAGCAGGACATCCTGCTCCTCACTGCCGCTGTCTCAGAACAACCCCcattccacctcccaggcccctCTGGCTGGCTCTGTCTGGTCATGTTCTTGCAGGAtccacatagacacacacagggACCTGGCGAGAAGTCAGTCCAGCAGATGATCAGCCTCATGAGGTCGGCTCAGATCTGATCCTGGGTCGCGGAGGTGCTCCGAAGCCCTGGTGGCTCCCTGAGCCCAAGACGGCAGCACTTACCTGGGAACTCCAGGCCCCTTCTCTGCAAGACTCCAGATGTGTCCACCACCTGTGTAAGTCCCCTCTCTAAGGTCCCTCGGGGCTGCTGTCTCCTTGGCCACCCAGCCTGGCTCAGGGGCAGTCACTCACTGGCAGGTAAAGCTGTGCCCTGAGCCCCCCACTGACCTCTGATCAGACCAGGTAGACGCCCCTTGGGCCTGAGCCCTGGGCCTGTGGTTAATATCATCTGAACTAACTTGTGATTGTCCAAGAGGAAACTGGTCtgactccctccctcccagctcctcccTGTCTCAGGGACATCAGCAGGCAGCAGCccctgcagcccctgccccaTAGGCCTCACCTGAGGACTGGACGCGGCACTATTGGAAAGTGCGCAAGGGCACCTCAGCCTCTGTCGGGTGCTCTGTgcatgtttgttaaataaacacAGATGATTACATTAACGACCACTGGGACACAGTGAGCTCCAGTCTCTCGCTGCGTGAAGGGGCACCCCAGACCCTAAGTTCAGAATTCCTTGCTACTTTTGCCACACATCAAGTGAGTTCCCACCTCCAGGCTTTTGCCAGTCCCTCTCATCCTGAAACATGACTCCTCTGTGAAGACTTCGTTCGGCCCCAGCTCTGAGCTCTCACAGCACCCAACGCACACAGATGCTCACCCCACTGCAATGAGCTGCCGTCACCCCCCCGAAGACTGAAAGCTTCTCAGGGTCAGGTCTCACAGACATGGTCCCCCCAGCAAAGGCACACAGGCCCCGCCCTGCTTGCATCTCACAATGTGCATTTGGAAAACACTGGGCAAACCCATGCAAGCCAGGGGTCTTCATGACAGGACGTCCCGCAGCCCTCAGTGTGTGTAGGTCCCCAGAGCGATGCTGGGTTTGGCAGTGTGTACCCACAGATGGCTCTATTTTGAGATACCTGTTAACAAGTCTCACTGCCTGTGTTCCATTAGAGCAATCTGGGAGAGCCCCCAGGCACTGGGGACAGGACCCTGTTCCCACTGGGTGGAGTCGGGAGGCATTTGTCCTACACTAGACAAGCTTCAGGCAGCCTTTGGGAAACTCCGTTCCCGGGCCTGGGCCTCTCCCCTAGCCTCCATCCCCACTGTCTCTGAACCGGGCAGGAAGCGACCTTTCAGCCCATCCTCCGCTTGGGTCCTGTGTGCCCAAGGTCCACCTGGGCTTGAACCTGGAGTTACAGGGGCTGGTGCCCAGTCCCATTTCCCCACTGGTTTGCTGGGCAACCCTGGGCAAGTCCCCTCCCATTTCTGGCGTTGCTTAACACTAAGAGGGACTTAGGAGGTTCTCCCTGGCACCTTCCAGCTCTGACATCTCAGGAGGAGCCAGGGCCCCTCGCTGGGCTAAGGGAAGGGGAGTTTGGCCTCTGGGATAAACCAGGGGAAACTGAGGGCTGCCAGACATCATCTCAGAAAATGGTCAGAAGCTGCAGATTCTGACCTCCCAGGACTTTTGTGACTTCCCCACATGGCCACTTCTGTTAGGAGAGGAACCTATCCACCCTGTCTGTGTGGTTAGCCTTTAGTTGAAAGGAGTCCCATTGAGCCTTGGGAAGGGACAGAAAGGGCCTCTCTGGGTGTGAGGGTGGGGACTTCCTGTGGGAAGTCCCTGTCTCTCAGGGTGCTGGCCTGGGACAGGGGTGGGAGGTGAGCTCTCGGTGGGTGGTTACCTACCTTGTGGTGCTGCCCTTGGAGGTCCAGGATGCCCCACTTGGTGACAGACCAGTGGAAGGTCAGGCCTGGCATGGCATTGCCAAAGGAGAAAGGGCTCTGGTGGTTGGTGATCCGGGTGATATAGATGGACATCGGTGGGGAGAAGTCAGGCCTGGTGACCAGCGGGGTCCCAGCACTAGGAATGCCCCCAGAAGCTGTGCTGCCTCCTTCAAGCAGTAGGAGATATACCCAGTTCTTCCCCAACTAGAGAAGGACACGACACAAATTTGGGAATTTTGATGAAATGCCAGTCAAACCAGAGGCGGGACTGTTTTCCCCACGCCGTCCCTCCCTTGCAGGGGGCTGCGCCTCCCCATGGCCAAGAGACCCATTTCTGGAAGGAGTCCCTGGAGGTCTAGGAGGCTGTGTGTTCCCCAGCAGCACAGCTTGCCCTGCTCCACAGTGCTGGTTCCTCGGGGCCCCTGTCTCCTAATCTAGCCGGGGTCCGTGATCACAGGTCACACAAGGGTGGGGTCCCCAGCTCCTTCAGTCTCTATTTGCTGAGAGTCTGCTGAGGGCACAAGTGGAGGTGAGACGGCAAAAGGCCACAGCAGGTGCCGTGCCGAGCTGTCCAGTCCACTGCCAGTGCTGCCACTTCCTAGCTGGGTGGCCCTGGCATGAGTCTTAAGCTTTCTGTGGGTTCATTTGTTCATCTGCGACATGGAGATGGTTCTGACACCAGCCTCCCAGGGCTGCTATGAACACCAAACGGATTAATATCCAAGACAGCATGAAGTGGAGTAAGTGCTACGGTCACCCCGCTCCTGTTAGGCGCCTGGTGCTATCTGAGGTGTGGGAAGGTGACAGGCTAGCAGGAAGCAGGCCTTCTTCAGTGGCTACAAGAGGGTGTCTCTCTGGGTAGGGGTGGGCGGGAAGCTGCCACTGTGCCCCTAGATACCCAGGCTGGGCAGACGGAGGAGGTGGAGAAGTGCTGTAGCTCGAGGACAGGGTTCCAGCAGTGGCTCTTTGGGAACCCGGATTCAGAGCTCAGGAGGTCCCCTTACCTGAGTGCTCGTCCTCATCCGCGTGAAGGGGACGCGGATCCTCACGGCCCCAAGCAGCAGCACCTTCACCTGAACGAGGTCCTGGGGAAGAGCATGGCACTCAGGTGCGGGGTGCCAGGACGCTGTGCTGGCCTGGAATGTGACCCCTCAAGGGAAGGAGGCTGCAGATCAGAGGCTGTGGCGAGAAGGCCCCTCAGGATGCCCAGCACCGTGCTCCTCTGCCAAGAGAGGCCTGGTTTTATGGGTGGCTCACCCTGCATGAGCCAGCCACTGCCTCTCCCACGGCCCCACAGGTCCCAGCCCAGTGCTCTGAGGCTGCCACCCTGTCTCATCCAGCTGCTCCAGGTCAGCACTTCAGACTTGGCCAGGGACTGGGGTCTGCTCTTCTCTGGGCCAGGCTGCCCTCAAGCAACAGGTCTCCAGACCCTCCCAAACCCAAATCCAGCTTGCTTATATCTGACTAAACAGAGTACAGGGACAAATGCAGGAGTCCAGTGGAATCTGATTAGAGCAGACCTTATAACCTCCTTCGTTCTCAACTCCATACTCCTATTAATCTAACTCTCCTAGCTTCTTTCTAGTGCTGCTGACTCATGCGGAACTGACGTGATTAAACCTCTTAGACTCTTTGCCATGTACTCATGCTGAGCCCACATTCTGTGCCTCATGACCTGGgctaatgcctggcacatagtaggtgcttgataAGTACTCATTCCCTTCCTTTCACTTATCCTTCTGCTCAGTCTCCTCTTGCTAGTCTTGGCCCTCCCTGTGGCCTTGGGGTGTTGCTCGTGTGACCTGGATTGGACAGATGGAACTGGAAGCATCTGACCAGAATCACATTCCAGGCAAGGACACGGGGGCTGCAGGCGAagcccctgcctgcctgggcTCAAGAAGATGCCTTTCAGATGGGGCTGGTGATGCAGCCCCTCCACCTGCCAAGGGCCACCAGGGCCTTTCCCCAGCACCTCCCCAACCCACCAGATGGGGGACCCAGAGGGGAGAATGCCAGCAAAGTCAGACAACAAAGAGGAGGGATACTCAATGCCCTGTGTCCCTCTGGCTGAATTTCCAGTCAGCTACCCTTTTAGCTACTGGAAAATGAACCAGTTCCTGAGGCTGCAATCCTttttagagaaacaaaacaaaacaaaacaaatatacaaaaaagcaAACCCAGGCCTCCTGTCTGTAAGTCATAGTCCTGAATGTGACACTCTGGGAAGCCAATCTGAACCCTGCCACGTTCCCAGGACAGATTTTAACATCCCCAAGACTTTGTCTTGGAAATCGACACACACTGGATCTGGGCATCCACCTTTGCAATTCAGATTTTGTGGCTTAACGGGGATACTTGGGCAGGCACGGAAAATGCTGGGAAAAGGAGTAAATCACTGAACTCAATGGCGGATCAAAGTCAGCCTCTGAAAACAAGGACTTCCCTGCACCCTCTCTAGGGCAGTTCACTCACCAGCTCCTGGGGCGCTGTGTTTACAGGCTCTGAACTCAGGACTGCACGGACTGCTTCCAGGGGACCTAGTTCTCACGAGGAATGGGATGACTGATTCTGAAACAGGTTTCTGTCCACAGTTGCATTAAACATCACAGAAGGCTCTTCTTACAGACCAAGTTTCTGGCCCAGCTGTGAGCGGAACCCCAAAGCAACCTTCCCTGAGATGTTTCTGCAAGTCACCGCTGGCGAAGGAGGTCACGAAGAATGCAAAGGCCCCAATTTTAGCCCTGAGACTTAGTCAGAAGACGGAAATGGTTTCTCACCTCCTCTCCAGAGGACCAAAGGAGACCCACCCCTCACAAAGCAGGGAAGTTGTCAGACTCTTCAGACACCGACTTTTACCTGCTGGAGTCAATCCCACCAAAGTGAGGCAGGGAGACCCTCCAGGGAGAAGACTGTCCTAACTTAGCCTCCTACCTTCACTGCCAGCCCAGAAAAGCAATTTGGAAAGTCCTCCACCCTGCACAGAGACGGGGAAGATGACAACCTCAGCTGGTGTAGAAGATGCTAGCAGACGACCCAGGTTTTTCTCTCCACCTGGAAATACAACTCCAGGGCTGAAGTGCAATTTTTTAATTCGCCACACATACACCGCACTATTCTGGAGACGTACAATGCACCCAGAAGGCATGCTCAGCCCACAGCATCCCTTCTCTACTATCAGCACATGCTCAAGCCCAGATTCGAGTGACCAAAAAAAGGCCCGAGAGCTCTGATGCTGGGCGGCCCTGGGCCCAATCCCAGAACTGGCACATGGTGGCTGTGGGCCGCTAGCTAGTCCCTCAGTCTCCTCACCATCAAAGGGGGACAGCAGGAAAATGCACAGGGCACCGAGAGGACTGAAGGACATGAAGGCAGAGTGCTTGGAGCAGCACCTGCCCTCACCACGATTGCCCTCACCCTCCACTGGGAGGGCCCTTTGGGGCCAGGGGTTGCTGACGACCTTGTCCTGTAAGGAGCAGCTGGAAAGACTGGGAGACTCAGCCTGGAGACGAGCAACCTCTGGGGGTCTGGGTGCTCCCATGTCAGCAGGGCTGTCCTGCACAGGGGGCCCTGAGAGGGACTGCAGACCCAGGGGGCAGAAGCAGCACCCTTGGAGAGAGGTGGTCCTCAGAGGTAGAACCCAAACACAATAAAGAGGCCTTTGTCTCAGGCATAGCTGCTCTGGGAAGCAGTGGCCTATCACCAGAGCTGGCTGTCCTGGGGAGTTCAGATAGTGCCAGTCTCCAACAGCACGTCTGTTACCTGAGAGATGATGACCACCTTGCCACTCTCTGCATCCACCACCTGCACAAGCCCAGACACAGTGCCCTTCCCCATGGTGAGGGCTCGTACCAGCCTGGCAGTGCTCACCAGCACAATGTTCTCGTTGCTGATGGAGAAAAGGATATTGGACTGAGGCTGGGGGCTGCCCTCAGAGGTGACCTGAGTGGGGAGTAAACAGCAGTGCATCAGTGCCTACTGTGCCAGGCAGCCTGTGTCTCTCCCAGATGGAACCAGGGCCCCAGTGCTGATGGCTTCCACCTCTACACAGTCACCACGTGCTGGGACAACGGCAGTGTTCCAGGAGCCGGGGCTGCCATGCAGTGGCCCACACTGGGGCTGGAGCATGATGTGGCCTCTCAGCTCTCACCTCCATCATGA encodes:
- the LOC105470226 gene encoding nuclear pore membrane glycoprotein 210, with translation MVTSEGSPQPQSNILFSISNENIVLVSTARLVRALTMGKGTVSGLVQVVDAESGKVVIISQDLVQVKVLLLGAVRIRVPFTRMRTSTQLGKNWVYLLLLEGGSTASGGIPSAGTPLVTRPDFSPPMSIYITRITNHQSPFSFGNAMPGLTFHWSVTKWGILDLQGQHHKINH